The Flavobacterium piscisymbiosum genome includes a region encoding these proteins:
- a CDS encoding RagB/SusD family nutrient uptake outer membrane protein, whose protein sequence is MKKIIITTVVFLGLFFTSSCENELDLNSPNDITVDQYWKTESDAQAGVNSIYAMFYKDGLWARWIYFRLDLTSDEGFSNSPWTELADWTRFNYINYNFWEGNAVTWRDTYKAVFRCNQVLANVPNITFQNEDDKKKILAQAKFFRALHYYYAGILWENIPLVLDPSTPADLPQQRNVTEVWAQVEKDLNEAFADLPVSWSGDQTGRPDKGAAKAFLAKVYMQQHKWAEAKGALEYLITGPGAKYNLVANYRDNFTDVNENNIESVFEIQFGDQRKGGTGEDQNAAVSSNRSQFFAPRGIGWSDGQARFWLVNAFKQEKNKDGNLDARLRYTLYYPGLLADFGDKTYGKNWEWGNDEAWFRKGSRDYYRNNEDYYNQVNYRLVRYADILLRYAEVLNELGNTAGAYQYVDLVRARSNMNTLAVAHPEIGNDHDKFLERLKTERVLELAGESVRWEDLKRWGDLNTQASVDKIALRDPDFKNFTVGKNQRLPIPQVDVDNNPNLDQHAEY, encoded by the coding sequence ATGAAAAAAATAATAATAACAACCGTAGTTTTTCTAGGTCTCTTTTTTACATCATCTTGTGAAAATGAATTAGATCTGAACAGCCCAAATGATATAACAGTAGATCAATATTGGAAAACTGAAAGTGATGCACAAGCTGGTGTTAACTCTATTTATGCCATGTTTTATAAAGATGGATTATGGGCAAGATGGATTTATTTCCGTCTGGATTTAACTTCTGATGAAGGATTTAGTAACAGCCCGTGGACAGAATTGGCAGATTGGACAAGATTCAATTATATCAATTATAATTTCTGGGAAGGAAATGCAGTAACATGGAGAGATACTTATAAAGCTGTTTTTAGATGTAATCAGGTTTTGGCGAATGTGCCTAATATTACATTTCAAAATGAAGACGATAAAAAGAAAATTTTGGCACAGGCTAAATTTTTCAGAGCCTTACATTACTATTACGCCGGAATTCTTTGGGAAAATATTCCTTTAGTGTTGGATCCTTCTACGCCGGCTGATTTACCCCAGCAAAGAAACGTAACCGAAGTTTGGGCACAGGTTGAAAAAGATTTAAATGAGGCTTTCGCCGATTTGCCTGTTTCATGGTCAGGTGACCAAACCGGACGTCCTGATAAAGGTGCAGCAAAAGCTTTTCTGGCAAAAGTATACATGCAACAGCATAAATGGGCAGAGGCAAAAGGGGCTCTGGAATATTTAATTACCGGTCCTGGTGCCAAGTACAATTTAGTAGCAAATTACAGAGACAACTTTACAGACGTAAATGAAAACAACATCGAATCTGTATTTGAAATTCAGTTTGGAGATCAAAGAAAAGGAGGAACTGGAGAAGATCAAAATGCTGCAGTTTCCAGTAATCGCAGTCAATTTTTTGCACCAAGAGGAATTGGATGGTCAGACGGACAAGCTCGTTTCTGGTTAGTAAATGCATTTAAACAAGAAAAAAATAAAGACGGAAATCTGGATGCAAGATTAAGATATACCTTATACTATCCTGGCCTACTAGCTGATTTTGGAGACAAAACATACGGTAAAAACTGGGAGTGGGGCAATGATGAAGCCTGGTTTAGAAAAGGAAGCCGTGATTATTACAGAAACAACGAAGATTATTACAATCAGGTAAATTACAGATTGGTTCGTTACGCAGATATCTTATTGCGTTATGCCGAAGTGCTGAACGAATTAGGAAATACAGCTGGCGCTTATCAATATGTTGATTTAGTAAGAGCACGTTCAAACATGAACACACTAGCGGTCGCACATCCTGAAATTGGAAATGATCACGATAAATTTTTAGAAAGATTAAAAACAGAAAGAGTTTTAGAATTGGCCGGAGAAAGTGTTCGCTGGGAAGATTTAAAACGTTGGGGTGATTTAAATACTCAGGCTTCTGTGGATAAAATTGCGCTTCGTGATCCTGATTTTAAAAACTTTACAGTAGGTAAAAACCAAAGATTACCAATTCCGCAGGTTGATGTGGATAATAATCCAAACCTGGATCAACACGCTGAATATTAA
- a CDS encoding cellulase family glycosylhydrolase: MKKVKLCLTLMLAGLVLLSCNNKKNNTEESKSETAKIEKREIWTKDQANTWYAEQPWLVGANYYPSTAINQLEMWQEDTFDPKRIDQELGWAEGIGMNVMRVYLHDLLHQQDAEGLYKRMNTFLEIADKHHIKTLFVLFDSCWDPFPALGKQHVPKPYTHNSGWVQSPGQKVLQDKTQYPRLEKYVKETVAKFKDDKRILGWDVWNEPDNMTGPSYEKIEIKNKVDLILPLLKDVFAWARESNPSQPLTSGVWVGDWSDEAEMKPMHKMQIEQSDVVSFHNYNTPADFEKVIKQLQRYGKPLLCTEYMARPNGSTFEGFLPIAKKYNVGMINWGFVDGKTQTKYAWDSWTKKYDAEPKLWFHEVLKNDGTPYIKAETDLIKKMTAEANKKN, from the coding sequence ATGAAAAAAGTAAAATTGTGTCTGACATTAATGTTGGCAGGACTAGTATTGCTTAGTTGCAACAACAAAAAAAATAATACTGAAGAAAGTAAAAGTGAAACCGCTAAAATCGAAAAAAGAGAAATCTGGACAAAAGATCAGGCCAATACATGGTATGCAGAACAACCTTGGTTAGTAGGGGCAAATTATTATCCTAGCACAGCTATAAATCAGTTAGAGATGTGGCAGGAAGATACATTCGATCCCAAAAGAATCGACCAGGAATTGGGCTGGGCAGAGGGTATTGGTATGAATGTAATGCGCGTTTACCTGCACGATTTATTGCATCAGCAAGATGCCGAAGGACTTTACAAACGCATGAATACATTTTTGGAAATTGCAGATAAACACCATATCAAAACGCTATTTGTTTTATTTGATTCGTGCTGGGATCCTTTTCCTGCTTTAGGAAAACAACATGTGCCAAAACCATACACACACAATTCAGGTTGGGTACAGAGTCCGGGACAAAAAGTTTTACAGGACAAAACACAATATCCGCGTTTAGAAAAATATGTAAAAGAAACCGTTGCAAAGTTCAAAGACGACAAACGTATTTTGGGTTGGGATGTCTGGAACGAACCGGATAATATGACCGGACCATCGTATGAAAAAATCGAAATCAAAAATAAAGTCGATTTGATTTTGCCGCTTTTAAAAGATGTTTTTGCCTGGGCAAGAGAAAGCAATCCGTCACAACCTTTAACCTCTGGGGTTTGGGTAGGAGACTGGAGCGATGAAGCAGAGATGAAACCAATGCACAAAATGCAGATCGAACAATCGGATGTGGTTTCTTTTCACAACTATAATACACCTGCAGATTTCGAAAAAGTAATAAAACAATTACAGCGTTACGGAAAACCGTTATTGTGTACTGAGTATATGGCAAGACCAAACGGAAGTACTTTTGAAGGATTTTTACCAATTGCAAAAAAATACAATGTTGGGATGATCAACTGGGGTTTTGTTGACGGAAAAACACAAACAAAATATGCCTGGGACAGCTGGACTAAAAAATACGATGCAGAGCCAAAACTATGGTTTCACGAAGTACTTAAAAACGACGGAACGCCTTATATAAAAGCAGAAACAGATTTGATTAAAAAGATGACTGCTGAGGCGAATAAGAAGAATTAG
- a CDS encoding glycoside hydrolase family 43 protein has product MIKKLIFLGIFWIGFSAKAQQPDPPGQVKGNEKPKNEAYLFAHMTHNDYGRLYYSVSLDGLHWENLNSGKRVFEDYKGHPDICKGPDGKYYIAGNTGDDAKTINIWVSEDLITWKKYSDYTPDLKSTPDYSNALQRIGAPKLYYDKDSEKFIMTWHTPHLDGTKEDPERYWASQRTLYVLSKDLKTFEGAPKRLFDWDMGTIDVFIRKVGDSYYAVIKDETYPTLYWTTGKTIRIAKSKSLLGPYSLPQQSISPNFREAPMLIPSPDDKIWYMYYEQYPGVSYGLSIADNLNGPWFQASGYTFFADWDKYSFPEKVRHGCMITISKKEYDGLVKKFGLVKKL; this is encoded by the coding sequence ATGATAAAGAAGCTTATTTTTCTGGGAATATTCTGGATTGGATTTTCCGCGAAAGCGCAACAGCCAGATCCGCCGGGACAAGTAAAAGGAAATGAAAAACCTAAAAATGAAGCCTATCTTTTTGCGCATATGACGCACAACGATTACGGCAGATTGTATTACTCTGTTAGTCTTGATGGTTTGCATTGGGAAAACTTAAACAGCGGAAAAAGAGTTTTTGAAGATTACAAAGGACATCCCGATATCTGCAAAGGGCCGGACGGGAAATACTACATTGCAGGAAACACTGGCGACGATGCAAAAACAATCAATATCTGGGTTTCAGAGGATTTAATTACGTGGAAAAAATACTCAGATTATACGCCGGATTTAAAAAGCACGCCAGATTATTCGAACGCTTTACAACGAATTGGTGCCCCAAAATTATACTACGACAAAGACTCAGAAAAGTTTATCATGACCTGGCACACGCCGCATCTTGATGGTACAAAAGAAGATCCGGAACGTTATTGGGCAAGTCAGCGAACTTTGTATGTTTTGTCTAAAGACTTAAAAACTTTCGAAGGAGCACCAAAACGTTTGTTCGACTGGGATATGGGAACCATAGATGTTTTTATCCGTAAAGTAGGTGATTCGTATTACGCTGTAATTAAAGATGAAACCTATCCAACTTTATACTGGACAACCGGAAAAACCATCCGAATCGCCAAATCAAAATCACTTTTAGGACCTTATTCTTTGCCCCAACAATCGATTAGTCCCAACTTTAGAGAAGCGCCAATGCTGATTCCTTCTCCGGATGATAAAATATGGTACATGTATTACGAGCAATATCCGGGAGTTTCTTACGGATTATCGATTGCAGATAACCTAAACGGTCCTTGGTTTCAAGCTTCAGGTTACACCTTTTTTGCCGATTGGGATAAATACAGTTTTCCTGAAAAAGTTCGTCATGGTTGTATGATCACCATTTCGAAAAAAGAATACGATGGTTTGGTGAAGAAATTTGGCCTCGTTAAAAAGTTATGA
- a CDS encoding glycoside hydrolase family 2 protein, whose product MNKKTTVLLALFISCLVHAQWKPQGDKIKTKWAEQVDPNKTLPEYPRPIMERSQWKNLNGLWNYAIQEFGKKAPSKYDGQILVPFAVESSLSGVMKDVGAKNELWYETHFALESNWNGKNILLHFGAVDWKTEVFINDIKVGSHTGGYTPFSFDITPFIQKGKNQKLVVKVWDPSNDGPQPRGKQVKNPEGIWYTPVTGIWQTVWIEPVNAKNITALKTTPNIDQNTIRIKADVAGAEAGDLVEITVFDGDAAIAKEKAVIGESNDIVLNNLKLWSPESPFLYQTKIRLISNNKVVDEVKSYFAMRKIASKRDENGIVRMQLNNKDYFQFGPLDQGWWPDGLYTAPTDEALKYDIIKTKELGFNMIRKHVKVEPERWYTHCDQLGILVWQDMPSGDEQPLWQNRKYFEGTELQRSAKSEEIYRKEWREIMDHLYSYPSIVVWVPFNEAWGQFKTVEITEWTKNHDPSRLTNSSSGGNHFQTGDILDLHNYPGPEMYLYDARRVTVLGEYGGIGLPLEGHLWRANDNWGYIKFKNESEVTAEYIKYAQILKNYVKTGFSAAVYTQTTDVEGEVNGFMTYDRKVDKMDFKAINKINREVIDALKH is encoded by the coding sequence ATGAATAAAAAAACAACTGTTTTACTGGCGCTTTTTATAAGCTGTCTGGTTCATGCACAATGGAAACCACAGGGAGATAAAATCAAAACAAAATGGGCGGAGCAGGTTGATCCTAATAAAACATTACCAGAATATCCCCGCCCGATTATGGAGCGCAGCCAATGGAAAAATTTAAATGGTTTGTGGAATTATGCCATTCAGGAATTTGGAAAAAAAGCACCTTCAAAATATGACGGGCAAATTTTGGTTCCGTTTGCGGTAGAATCCAGTTTGTCCGGTGTGATGAAAGATGTGGGAGCAAAAAATGAACTTTGGTATGAAACCCATTTTGCGCTTGAATCCAACTGGAACGGTAAAAATATCCTTTTGCATTTTGGTGCCGTAGACTGGAAAACAGAAGTATTTATTAATGATATAAAAGTAGGTTCGCATACAGGAGGTTACACTCCATTTTCGTTTGATATTACGCCTTTTATACAAAAAGGAAAAAATCAAAAACTGGTGGTGAAAGTTTGGGATCCGTCAAATGATGGTCCACAACCAAGAGGGAAACAAGTGAAAAATCCTGAAGGAATCTGGTACACACCGGTAACCGGAATTTGGCAGACGGTTTGGATAGAACCGGTAAATGCGAAAAATATTACAGCACTAAAAACAACTCCAAATATTGATCAGAATACGATAAGAATCAAAGCAGATGTTGCGGGTGCGGAAGCCGGAGATTTAGTCGAAATTACTGTTTTTGATGGCGATGCAGCAATCGCCAAAGAAAAAGCGGTTATTGGCGAAAGCAATGATATCGTATTAAATAACCTTAAATTATGGTCGCCGGAAAGTCCGTTTTTGTATCAGACAAAAATTCGTTTAATTAGTAATAATAAAGTGGTTGATGAGGTGAAAAGTTATTTTGCGATGCGAAAAATTGCATCAAAAAGAGATGAAAACGGCATTGTGAGAATGCAGTTAAATAACAAAGATTATTTTCAGTTTGGCCCATTAGATCAGGGTTGGTGGCCAGACGGTTTGTATACGGCGCCAACAGACGAAGCTCTGAAATACGATATTATTAAAACAAAAGAATTAGGTTTTAATATGATTCGTAAACACGTAAAAGTCGAACCGGAACGTTGGTACACGCACTGCGATCAGTTAGGGATTTTGGTTTGGCAGGATATGCCAAGCGGAGACGAACAGCCGCTTTGGCAAAACAGAAAATACTTTGAAGGAACCGAATTGCAGCGTTCAGCAAAATCAGAAGAAATCTATAGAAAAGAATGGCGAGAAATAATGGACCATTTGTATTCTTATCCTAGTATTGTTGTTTGGGTTCCGTTTAACGAAGCCTGGGGACAATTTAAAACGGTAGAAATTACCGAATGGACAAAAAATCACGATCCAAGCCGTTTAACCAATTCATCAAGTGGAGGAAATCATTTTCAAACCGGAGATATTCTTGATTTACACAATTATCCTGGACCGGAAATGTATTTGTATGATGCCAGAAGAGTCACTGTTTTAGGAGAATACGGCGGAATTGGTTTGCCACTCGAAGGTCATTTATGGAGAGCAAATGACAACTGGGGGTACATTAAATTTAAAAATGAAAGTGAAGTAACAGCGGAGTATATTAAATATGCTCAAATCCTGAAAAACTATGTAAAAACAGGATTTTCGGCAGCAGTTTATACTCAAACAACAGATGTAGAAGGAGAAGTAAATGGTTTCATGACCTACGACAGAAAAGTAGATAAAATGGATTTTAAAGCTATAAATAAAATTAATAGAGAGGTGATTGATGCTTTAAAACATTAA
- a CDS encoding glycoside hydrolase family 43 protein, protein MKKYLLLFLLVVVSTGYSQQKTFTNPILPSGADPYSTYYKGYYYYTNTLQNRLELWKTKDLSDLKNAESKVIWTAPKGTDYSADIWAPEFHIINGKWYCYFAADNGDNNNHRMYVLENKSSDPFKGSFEFKGKIAAKTDKWAIDGNVFEHKKQLYMIWAGWEGNTNGQQNIYIAKMKNPLEIEGDRVMISAPTNDWETHGALHDDINPAQVNVNEGPQFLSRNSKIFIVFSASGCWTDFYALGLLTFNGGDNLLDASAWKKSPEPIFKQSDKNKVYAPGHNSFFKSPDGKEDWILYHANSNPGEGCGNKRSPRMQKIDWDANGFPVLGEPVSEATKLALPSN, encoded by the coding sequence ATGAAAAAATACCTATTACTATTTTTACTAGTGGTTGTTTCAACCGGATATTCACAGCAAAAAACATTCACAAATCCCATTTTGCCATCGGGTGCAGACCCATATAGCACGTATTATAAAGGATATTACTATTACACGAATACTTTACAGAATCGATTAGAACTTTGGAAAACAAAAGATTTATCTGATCTGAAAAATGCTGAAAGTAAAGTTATTTGGACAGCTCCAAAAGGAACCGATTATTCGGCAGATATCTGGGCGCCTGAATTTCATATCATAAACGGAAAATGGTATTGCTATTTTGCAGCGGATAATGGTGACAACAACAATCACAGAATGTATGTTTTAGAAAATAAATCATCAGATCCGTTTAAAGGGAGTTTTGAATTTAAAGGAAAAATTGCTGCTAAAACCGATAAATGGGCAATTGACGGAAATGTGTTTGAACACAAAAAACAGCTGTACATGATTTGGGCAGGATGGGAAGGCAATACTAACGGACAGCAGAATATTTATATTGCCAAAATGAAAAATCCGCTTGAAATAGAAGGGGATCGTGTTATGATTTCTGCGCCAACAAACGATTGGGAAACACACGGGGCTTTGCATGATGATATCAATCCGGCACAGGTAAATGTAAATGAAGGACCTCAGTTTTTGTCCAGAAACAGTAAAATATTCATAGTGTTTTCGGCGAGCGGTTGCTGGACCGATTTCTACGCTTTGGGTTTATTAACTTTTAATGGTGGAGACAATTTATTAGATGCATCGGCATGGAAAAAATCGCCTGAACCTATTTTTAAACAATCTGATAAAAACAAAGTCTATGCACCGGGACACAATTCTTTCTTTAAATCTCCTGACGGAAAAGAAGACTGGATTTTATACCACGCCAATTCGAATCCGGGAGAAGGATGCGGCAATAAAAGATCACCAAGAATGCAGAAAATCGATTGGGATGCAAACGGATTTCCAGTTTTAGGAGAACCTGTAAGCGAAGCAACAAAATTGGCGCTGCCATCAAATTAG
- a CDS encoding aldose epimerase family protein, giving the protein MRNTQIAAVIMLALFQFNCKDAKKENAASKETAEKIADSAKTVLETKNFDTIIDGKKVNLFWIENKGIKAAFTNYGGRLVGLWVADKNGKPTDVVVGMNSATGFKNATEPYFGATIGRVGNRIAKGKFTLKGKQYQVSLNNGKNALHGGIKGFQDVVWDAVKTNENTLVFSYVSPDGEQGFPGNLKVKVTYTITEDNSVKMEYEATTDKTTVVNLTNHAFFNLNGEGSGTILNHELQIYANEFTPVDEGLIPSGELKVVKNTPFDFTSKHTIGERIETKDKQLKFGKGYDHNYVLNGTKKNGLNHAATISGDKSGIIMDVFTEEPGLQFYSGNFMQSKNTFKSGSKDDFRTAFAVETQHFPDAPNQPKFAPIVLKPGQKYHTVSYYQFSVK; this is encoded by the coding sequence ATGAGAAATACTCAGATAGCGGCTGTTATCATGCTGGCACTTTTTCAGTTTAATTGTAAAGACGCTAAAAAAGAAAATGCAGCATCAAAAGAAACTGCTGAAAAAATAGCAGATTCGGCAAAAACAGTTTTAGAAACTAAAAACTTTGACACCATAATTGATGGTAAAAAAGTCAATTTATTTTGGATAGAAAACAAAGGAATCAAAGCGGCTTTTACCAATTATGGAGGAAGACTAGTGGGACTTTGGGTGGCTGATAAAAATGGAAAACCAACCGATGTTGTTGTTGGAATGAATAGTGCAACTGGCTTTAAAAATGCAACAGAACCTTATTTTGGAGCAACTATCGGAAGAGTTGGAAACCGAATTGCAAAGGGAAAATTTACATTGAAGGGAAAACAATATCAGGTTTCGCTAAACAATGGGAAAAATGCGTTGCATGGAGGTATAAAAGGTTTTCAGGATGTGGTTTGGGATGCTGTTAAAACCAACGAAAATACTTTGGTTTTTAGTTATGTTTCGCCAGATGGAGAACAAGGTTTTCCAGGGAATTTGAAGGTAAAAGTGACTTACACAATTACGGAGGATAATTCGGTAAAAATGGAATATGAAGCGACGACTGATAAAACTACCGTTGTTAATTTAACCAATCACGCTTTTTTCAATTTGAATGGAGAAGGAAGCGGCACGATTTTAAATCATGAATTACAAATTTATGCCAATGAATTTACACCGGTTGATGAAGGTTTGATTCCGAGTGGAGAATTGAAAGTGGTAAAAAATACACCATTTGATTTTACTTCAAAACATACTATTGGAGAGCGAATTGAAACCAAAGATAAGCAGTTAAAATTCGGAAAAGGATACGATCACAATTACGTTCTTAACGGAACAAAGAAAAACGGATTGAATCATGCTGCAACAATTTCTGGAGACAAATCAGGGATTATAATGGATGTTTTTACAGAAGAACCCGGATTGCAATTTTACAGCGGAAATTTTATGCAGTCTAAAAACACCTTTAAATCAGGTTCGAAAGATGATTTTAGAACGGCATTTGCTGTAGAAACACAACATTTTCCGGATGCACCCAATCAGCCAAAATTTGCACCGATTGTTTTAAAACCGGGACAAAAATATCATACGGTTTCTTATTATCAGTTTTCTGTGAAATGA
- a CDS encoding glycoside hydrolase family 43 protein, with protein MKKILSVITLLCVFAACSQEKNTDKPKEEVKEETKKNTILLADPTIFYNNGVYYLYGTTSGNIPNGEGFQVYTSSDLKDWKGPVGAQNGLALKKGDSYGDKGFWAPQVLSYKNKFYMIYTANENIATAVSDSPLGPFKSETKEPIIKTGNQIDPFVFIDENGKKYLYFVKLTNGNRIFAAEINDDLQSIKPETLTECISETLPWENTENTNWPVTEGPTVLKHNGLYYLIYSANDFRNIDYAVGYATSKSAFGPWEKSKDSPIISRKNTSQNGIGHGDIFWDKDQKMHYVLHTHFSKSAVSPRKAAIIDVEFVGNELKAVNNSFSFLNN; from the coding sequence ATGAAAAAAATATTAAGCGTAATTACATTACTCTGCGTTTTTGCAGCCTGCTCGCAGGAAAAAAATACAGATAAACCTAAAGAAGAAGTCAAAGAAGAAACTAAAAAAAACACCATTTTATTGGCAGATCCTACCATTTTTTATAATAATGGGGTTTATTATTTATACGGCACGACATCAGGAAATATCCCAAATGGCGAAGGTTTTCAGGTGTATACGTCATCGGATTTAAAAGATTGGAAAGGGCCGGTTGGAGCGCAGAATGGTCTGGCTTTGAAAAAAGGAGATTCTTATGGAGATAAAGGTTTTTGGGCACCACAGGTTCTTTCGTATAAAAACAAATTTTATATGATTTATACGGCCAATGAAAACATTGCTACAGCAGTTAGTGATAGTCCGCTAGGGCCGTTTAAGAGTGAAACTAAAGAACCAATTATTAAAACAGGAAATCAGATTGATCCGTTTGTTTTTATCGATGAGAACGGAAAAAAATATTTATATTTTGTGAAATTAACAAACGGAAACCGAATTTTTGCAGCGGAAATAAATGATGATCTTCAAAGTATTAAACCAGAAACGCTAACGGAATGTATCTCCGAAACTTTGCCTTGGGAGAATACTGAAAATACAAATTGGCCGGTTACAGAAGGACCAACGGTTTTAAAACACAACGGTTTGTATTATCTGATTTATTCGGCAAATGATTTTAGAAATATTGATTATGCGGTTGGTTACGCTACGAGTAAAAGTGCGTTTGGGCCTTGGGAAAAATCAAAAGATAGTCCAATTATTAGTCGAAAAAATACCAGTCAAAACGGAATTGGTCATGGAGATATTTTTTGGGACAAAGATCAAAAAATGCATTATGTGTTGCATACGCATTTTAGTAAAAGCGCTGTTTCTCCTCGAAAAGCCGCCATTATTGATGTTGAGTTTGTAGGGAATGAATTAAAAGCAGTTAATAATAGTTTTAGTTTTTTGAATAATTAA
- a CDS encoding HipA domain-containing protein yields MNNKKCLYCYKVLDENTTGDFHEQCSLDFFGTKQQPLFEHSLKQMVELAKNVVERSIAVPGVQPKLSLSLIDDTIQEGNKGRLTVVGALGGNYIFKPPSDHFPEMPENEHLTMRIAEAFGINVVKSSLIRLQSGELSYITKRIDRTDSGEKTHMLDMFQITEAFDKYKSSMEKIGKALNEYSDNTLLDKVYFLELAIFSFLTGNNDMHLKNFSMINIGDKWTLAPAYDLLNVAIVNPDDTEELALTLEGKKKKIKWENFERLGKMLELNDKQIGSIKKRFLMNKNIAIQWIDKSFLSEEYKEKYRALLEDRYIILLQ; encoded by the coding sequence ATGAATAATAAAAAGTGCTTATATTGTTACAAAGTATTGGATGAAAATACAACCGGAGATTTTCACGAACAGTGCAGTCTGGATTTTTTCGGAACCAAACAGCAGCCATTATTTGAACATTCTCTGAAACAAATGGTTGAATTGGCAAAAAATGTAGTAGAAAGAAGCATAGCTGTTCCAGGAGTGCAACCTAAGCTTTCCTTATCATTAATAGATGACACTATTCAGGAAGGAAACAAAGGACGTCTTACCGTAGTGGGTGCTTTAGGAGGGAATTATATTTTCAAACCACCATCCGATCACTTTCCCGAAATGCCAGAAAACGAACACCTAACGATGCGTATTGCTGAAGCCTTCGGCATAAATGTAGTAAAATCAAGTTTGATACGGTTGCAATCAGGAGAGCTTTCTTATATTACAAAACGTATTGACAGAACAGATTCAGGAGAAAAAACCCATATGCTAGATATGTTCCAAATTACCGAAGCTTTTGATAAATACAAAAGCTCAATGGAAAAAATAGGCAAAGCTCTTAACGAGTATTCAGATAATACTTTGTTGGATAAAGTTTACTTTCTGGAATTAGCTATTTTCAGCTTTTTGACAGGAAACAACGACATGCATCTTAAAAACTTCTCCATGATAAATATAGGGGATAAATGGACATTAGCCCCAGCATATGATCTCCTAAACGTAGCTATAGTCAATCCAGACGATACCGAAGAACTCGCTTTGACTCTTGAAGGAAAAAAGAAAAAGATCAAATGGGAAAATTTCGAACGATTAGGTAAAATGTTAGAGTTAAACGACAAACAAATTGGAAGTATTAAAAAACGTTTCTTAATGAACAAAAACATAGCCATTCAATGGATTGATAAGTCATTCTTATCAGAAGAGTACAAAGAAAAATATAGAGCACTTTTGGAAGACAGATATATCATACTTCTTCAATAA
- a CDS encoding HipA N-terminal domain-containing protein — protein sequence MRKAAIYYKDLLAGILTETDEGEYVFQYEEKHIKEHPKQFLTFTMPVTPKPYSDKRLFPFFEGLIPEGWLLDIASKNWKINQNDRMGLLLACCHNCIGAVSVQPIPQENE from the coding sequence ATGAGAAAAGCGGCTATATACTATAAAGACCTCTTAGCAGGAATACTCACAGAAACTGACGAAGGTGAGTATGTTTTTCAATACGAAGAAAAACATATTAAAGAGCATCCAAAGCAGTTTCTCACGTTTACTATGCCGGTAACCCCAAAACCTTATAGCGACAAACGTCTATTTCCTTTTTTTGAAGGATTAATTCCTGAAGGATGGCTATTAGATATTGCTTCAAAAAACTGGAAAATCAATCAAAATGACCGCATGGGCTTGCTTTTAGCATGTTGCCATAACTGTATCGGAGCTGTAAGTGTCCAACCAATACCACAGGAAAATGAATAA
- a CDS encoding type II toxin-antitoxin system Y4mF family antitoxin, producing the protein MMTLADFVKEKRKEVNLTQEAFAERAGVALTVIRKIEQGKENLNLEKVNQVLKMFGHTLAPVNARELSKTNK; encoded by the coding sequence ATTATGACACTTGCAGATTTTGTAAAAGAAAAAAGAAAAGAAGTAAACCTAACACAAGAGGCTTTTGCTGAGCGTGCTGGAGTAGCGCTAACTGTAATCCGAAAAATTGAACAAGGGAAAGAAAACCTTAATCTGGAAAAAGTAAACCAAGTACTCAAAATGTTTGGACATACCCTGGCACCAGTTAATGCAAGAGAATTATCCAAAACCAATAAATAG